A region from the Lentimonas sp. CC4 genome encodes:
- a CDS encoding DegT/DnrJ/EryC1/StrS family aminotransferase has protein sequence MSDPISVPLLDLKPQYLALKPELDAAVAEVIASQYFILGPTVEKFEKASATYCETEHAIGVSSGTDALIVALMAMGIGEGDEVITTPYTFFGTVGSIIRLGAKPVFVDIEPDTFNIDVSKVEAVITDKTRAIIPVHLFGQMADMRAVNRVAREHDILVIEDAAQAIGAKQNGHPACSFGHMGCLSFFPTKNLGGFGDGGMVVTNDAEYAGICRQLRNHGMEPKYFHPRVGGNFRLDALQAAVLDVKLNHLNSWHEQRRENAALYHKLSNEAGISRSADTLESGDLNNGIILPTEKEGNYHIYNQFVIYSDQRDALLKHLQANNVGCEIYYPLALHEQECFRLLGYKKGDFPHAERAASMSLALPIFPDLAPEQIARVVEVIAGFFANA, from the coding sequence ATGTCCGATCCGATCTCAGTCCCACTTCTTGACCTCAAGCCACAATACCTTGCCCTCAAGCCAGAGCTTGATGCAGCTGTAGCCGAAGTCATCGCTTCCCAGTATTTCATCCTCGGCCCCACTGTTGAGAAATTCGAAAAAGCCAGCGCGACCTACTGCGAAACCGAGCACGCCATTGGAGTCTCCTCCGGCACCGACGCTCTAATCGTAGCACTCATGGCCATGGGGATTGGCGAGGGCGACGAAGTCATCACCACTCCTTACACCTTCTTCGGCACCGTCGGATCGATCATCCGCCTCGGCGCGAAGCCGGTGTTTGTCGACATTGAGCCAGACACCTTTAATATCGACGTCTCTAAGGTTGAAGCCGTCATCACCGACAAAACGCGCGCCATCATCCCCGTCCACCTATTCGGCCAAATGGCAGACATGCGCGCCGTCAACCGCGTCGCCCGTGAGCACGATATCCTAGTCATCGAAGACGCTGCTCAAGCGATCGGTGCCAAGCAAAACGGACACCCCGCCTGCTCTTTCGGGCACATGGGCTGCCTTTCCTTCTTCCCGACGAAGAACCTCGGTGGCTTCGGCGACGGGGGCATGGTCGTCACGAACGATGCCGAATACGCAGGCATCTGCCGCCAACTGCGCAACCACGGCATGGAACCGAAATATTTCCATCCACGTGTCGGCGGCAACTTCCGCCTCGACGCACTGCAAGCCGCCGTGCTCGACGTAAAGCTCAACCACCTCAACAGCTGGCACGAGCAGCGCCGCGAAAACGCCGCACTCTACCACAAGCTCAGCAACGAAGCTGGCATCAGCCGCAGCGCCGACACACTCGAAAGCGGCGACCTCAACAACGGCATCATTTTGCCAACTGAAAAGGAAGGCAACTACCACATTTACAATCAGTTCGTCATCTACTCAGACCAACGCGACGCACTGCTCAAGCACCTGCAAGCCAACAACGTCGGCTGCGAAATCTACTATCCACTCGCGCTGCACGAGCAAGAGTGCTTCCGTCTTCTAGGCTACAAGAAGGGCGACTTCCCACATGCCGAACGCGCCGCATCCATGAGCCTCGCATTACCAATCTTCCCTGATCTTGCTCCTGAGCAAATCGCCCGTGTCGTCGAAGTCATCGCAGGCTTCTTCGCAAACGCATAG
- a CDS encoding FAD-binding and (Fe-S)-binding domain-containing protein, whose translation MLHVATPHRFNFQFHTERMLRELYATDASEYQELPLAVAFPEKPEHIRELIEYAAAHQLSLIPRGAGTSLAGQVVGNGIVVDAGRHLNQILSINTAQRRVRVQPGVVRNELNHALQPHGIVFGPETSTANRAMIGGMVGNNSCGSNSLAYGSTREHLVSCKGYLSDGSEVIFEALSPTAFNAKCEEDSLEAAIYQKCRELLSNSANRALITKHYPKRSIPRRNTGYALDLLMDAEVFDPSSDKPFNLCKLIAGSEGTLFFGTEFELDCDPLPPKHSALLCAHFNTIDQALRSVLPALNSKPFGVELLDRHILEATKRNRDQAKNRFFVQGDPGAILVVDIRRETEDSVDEAITQVTTDIQAAGYGTHFPVLKGADESKVWELRRAGQGLVSNLPGHEKPREVCEDTAVDVTELADYIAEFDQLMREKHGKECVYYAHAGSGELHTRPIFNLKTEAGLKTFRAVAEDVAALVKKYNGSLSGEHGDGRLRGEFIPFMVGDQCFAMMRQIKEAFDPENRFNPGKIIDTPPMDSHLRYGPKTPDPHYATIFDFSSNKGILNATENCNGSGDCRKGPLAGGTMCPSYMATRNEKDSTRGRANTLRHALTNPVNPLQPFDNESVKDVLDLCLSCKGCKSECPSNVDMAKLKAEFTQHYYDANGVPLRTKLIANFTRSSQLASYTPWLWNGIVNTPVLRKTLNKLIGFHPDRTIPRLHRTTLIQWHQKQTHVSLPPQVSPKRVYLFCDEFTNFNDVPIGQKTVQLLERLGYEVIIPKHLESARTWLSKGLIRKAKQIANANVRQLAPLISTDTPLIGIEPSAILGFRDEYIDLADGELKDTARILSQNCLMLDEFLVREFDAGRIRSDQFQAKPTLIKLHGHCFQKALASVVPTVRALQIPDGYKVHMIPSGCCGMAGSFGYEKEHYELSMQIGELVLFPSVRNTPSDVLIAASGTSCRHQIHDGTGRTALHPAEILFDALIQSEQRQSTV comes from the coding sequence ATGCTACACGTCGCAACGCCTCATCGTTTCAACTTTCAATTCCACACGGAGCGCATGCTGCGTGAGCTCTACGCGACCGATGCCTCCGAGTATCAAGAACTGCCGCTTGCTGTCGCATTTCCGGAGAAGCCAGAGCACATTCGTGAGCTCATTGAATACGCGGCAGCGCATCAACTGAGCCTCATTCCTCGCGGCGCAGGCACCTCGCTCGCGGGACAAGTCGTTGGCAACGGAATCGTCGTCGATGCGGGGCGGCACTTAAACCAAATCCTATCGATTAATACCGCGCAGCGACGCGTGCGCGTGCAACCTGGCGTTGTGCGTAACGAGCTCAACCACGCGTTGCAGCCCCACGGTATCGTGTTTGGCCCCGAGACATCCACTGCCAACCGCGCCATGATCGGTGGCATGGTCGGCAACAATTCCTGCGGCTCAAACTCACTTGCCTATGGCTCCACCCGCGAACATCTCGTTTCCTGCAAAGGCTACCTAAGCGATGGTTCCGAAGTCATCTTCGAAGCGCTCAGCCCTACAGCTTTCAACGCAAAATGCGAAGAAGACAGCCTCGAAGCTGCCATCTATCAAAAATGCCGCGAATTACTGAGCAACTCGGCCAACCGCGCCCTCATCACCAAGCACTATCCGAAGCGTAGCATCCCACGTCGCAATACGGGCTATGCCCTTGATCTTTTGATGGATGCCGAAGTGTTCGATCCGTCCTCCGACAAACCCTTCAATCTATGTAAACTGATCGCCGGCTCCGAAGGCACACTCTTTTTCGGCACCGAGTTTGAACTCGATTGCGATCCCCTGCCGCCAAAGCACAGCGCCCTACTCTGTGCGCACTTCAATACCATCGATCAAGCGCTGCGCTCCGTGCTGCCTGCACTCAACTCAAAGCCCTTCGGAGTCGAGCTACTCGACCGTCACATTCTTGAAGCCACCAAGCGCAACCGCGACCAAGCGAAAAACCGCTTCTTCGTGCAAGGCGATCCTGGTGCAATCCTCGTTGTTGATATTCGCCGCGAGACCGAGGACTCCGTAGACGAAGCGATTACTCAAGTCACCACTGACATCCAGGCCGCAGGCTATGGCACCCATTTCCCTGTGCTCAAAGGTGCCGACGAAAGCAAAGTGTGGGAACTTCGCCGCGCCGGACAAGGCCTCGTCAGCAACCTCCCCGGCCACGAAAAGCCACGCGAAGTCTGCGAAGACACCGCCGTCGATGTTACCGAACTAGCCGACTACATTGCCGAGTTTGATCAACTCATGCGCGAGAAACACGGCAAAGAATGCGTTTACTATGCACATGCCGGCTCTGGCGAACTGCACACCCGCCCGATTTTCAATCTAAAGACCGAAGCAGGCCTGAAGACATTCCGTGCAGTCGCCGAAGATGTCGCTGCACTGGTCAAAAAATACAACGGCTCGCTCAGCGGCGAGCATGGCGACGGTCGCCTGCGCGGCGAATTCATCCCCTTCATGGTTGGCGATCAATGCTTCGCCATGATGCGGCAAATCAAGGAAGCCTTCGACCCCGAGAACCGCTTCAACCCGGGCAAGATCATCGACACACCACCGATGGATAGCCACCTACGCTACGGCCCGAAAACTCCCGATCCGCACTACGCGACCATCTTCGATTTCTCCAGTAACAAAGGTATTCTCAATGCCACCGAGAATTGCAATGGCTCTGGAGATTGCCGCAAAGGTCCGCTCGCTGGCGGCACCATGTGCCCGAGCTATATGGCAACGCGCAACGAGAAAGACAGCACACGTGGCCGCGCCAATACCCTACGCCACGCATTAACCAATCCAGTAAATCCCCTTCAGCCCTTCGACAACGAATCAGTCAAAGACGTGCTCGACCTCTGCCTTTCGTGCAAAGGCTGTAAGTCCGAATGCCCTTCCAACGTTGACATGGCAAAGTTGAAGGCCGAGTTCACTCAGCACTACTACGATGCCAACGGCGTGCCGCTACGCACGAAGCTGATCGCCAACTTCACACGAAGCAGCCAGCTCGCATCCTACACCCCATGGCTCTGGAACGGCATCGTCAACACGCCCGTCCTACGCAAGACGCTCAACAAGCTCATCGGCTTTCACCCCGACCGGACGATCCCACGGCTTCACCGCACGACACTGATACAGTGGCATCAAAAGCAAACCCACGTCAGCCTCCCTCCTCAGGTCTCCCCGAAACGGGTATACTTGTTCTGCGACGAGTTCACCAATTTCAACGATGTGCCAATAGGCCAGAAAACTGTGCAGCTCTTAGAGCGCCTCGGCTATGAGGTCATCATCCCGAAACATTTAGAAAGCGCACGCACCTGGCTCTCAAAAGGATTGATCCGCAAAGCCAAACAGATCGCCAACGCCAATGTCCGCCAGCTAGCACCGCTCATCTCCACAGACACACCACTGATCGGTATAGAGCCCTCAGCAATACTCGGATTTCGCGATGAATATATCGACCTCGCCGACGGCGAGCTAAAAGACACCGCACGCATACTCTCCCAAAACTGTCTCATGCTCGACGAGTTCCTAGTGCGTGAATTCGACGCAGGCCGTATACGAAGCGACCAGTTTCAAGCCAAGCCAACGCTCATCAAATTGCACGGCCACTGCTTCCAAAAGGCACTGGCGTCCGTCGTGCCGACTGTGCGCGCCTTACAAATCCCCGATGGCTACAAAGTTCACATGATTCCCAGCGGGTGCTGCGGCATGGCAGGCTCTTTCGGCTACGAGAAAGAGCACTACGAACTGTCCATGCAAATCGGCGAACTCGTGCTATTTCCTTCCGTCCGAAATACACCGAGCGACGTCCTCATCGCTGCCTCAGGCACCTCCTGCCGCCATCAAATCCACGACGGCACGGGCCGCACGGCACTGCACCCTGCAGAGATTCTGTTCGATGCACTGATCCAGTCAGAGCAAAGGCAATCTACAGTTTGA
- a CDS encoding ABC transporter ATP-binding protein, whose amino-acid sequence MFLKRFGPYFKYLKPVRKQFALGLLFGVVSAAASGAGLPFVIKYLVPLVTSDDAPTGVKLTLILASIPFAFALRSIGSFFNAYFMAYAGMHVVERLRVMVFEKVQHLPLAFFHKNHTGDLMSRVLGDTNKLKSALVTVVNSLIKEPMTLLSAFGFLIYLTITQSNVSFLLIALASVPACVLPIRMIGKQILKKSRKSLKLGGQLNDVLNENLASVREIRAYNLESREVDRFAKKCRKLFILGMKTVKYGKALSPLIEFVSSLAIVFALYVAVKKEIAPGDIASILAALYMCYQPIKSLGGVSNTIRSAEASLDRLEYILDYEDTVPETTNPVTIRAVSGKIQFNNVTFSYDEEAALKSVNVTIEAGESVALVGPSGAGKTTFANLVPRFYDASEGSITLDGTDLRDVLKADLRQQIALVSQEAILFDDTIANNIRMSQPDATLEEVKEAARMAHAHDFIEAFDDGYESMVGERGSRLSGGQRQRVAIARAFLKNAPIIILDEPTSALDAESEHNIQSALENLSKGRTVIIIAHRFSTIQHADRIFVFDDGEIIATGPHKEIYHSNDLYRSLYDKQAKTVLSAES is encoded by the coding sequence ATGTTTTTAAAACGCTTCGGCCCTTACTTCAAATACCTTAAGCCCGTCCGCAAACAATTTGCGCTCGGCTTACTCTTTGGTGTCGTCTCTGCAGCAGCCTCTGGTGCAGGTCTTCCCTTTGTCATCAAATATCTGGTGCCCTTAGTGACGAGTGACGATGCCCCTACTGGCGTCAAACTGACACTGATCCTCGCCTCCATTCCATTTGCATTCGCGCTCCGCTCCATCGGCAGCTTCTTCAATGCGTATTTCATGGCCTATGCAGGCATGCATGTCGTCGAACGCCTTCGAGTCATGGTTTTTGAGAAAGTCCAGCACCTGCCACTTGCATTTTTCCATAAAAACCATACTGGCGACTTAATGAGTCGTGTCTTAGGCGACACCAACAAACTCAAGTCAGCGCTGGTCACAGTCGTTAATAGCCTGATCAAGGAACCCATGACACTACTCAGTGCCTTCGGATTCTTGATCTACCTGACGATCACACAAAGCAACGTCTCCTTTTTGCTGATAGCCCTCGCATCCGTCCCAGCCTGCGTGCTTCCGATTCGAATGATCGGCAAACAGATCCTAAAAAAGTCCAGAAAATCACTCAAGCTGGGCGGGCAACTCAATGACGTGCTCAACGAGAACCTTGCCTCCGTTCGAGAAATCCGCGCTTACAACTTGGAATCTAGAGAAGTCGATCGTTTCGCAAAAAAATGCCGAAAACTATTCATCCTGGGCATGAAAACCGTAAAATACGGAAAAGCACTCTCGCCTCTCATTGAATTTGTATCCTCCCTAGCAATTGTCTTTGCCCTCTACGTGGCGGTCAAAAAAGAAATCGCTCCCGGAGACATCGCTTCGATTCTGGCCGCACTTTATATGTGTTACCAACCGATCAAGTCCTTAGGTGGCGTATCCAATACAATTCGTAGCGCTGAAGCCTCATTGGACCGCCTAGAATACATTTTAGACTACGAAGATACCGTCCCAGAGACGACGAACCCCGTCACGATCCGCGCCGTCTCGGGTAAAATTCAGTTCAACAACGTCACCTTCAGCTACGACGAAGAAGCTGCATTGAAATCCGTGAATGTCACCATCGAAGCGGGTGAATCCGTTGCGCTGGTTGGGCCGAGTGGCGCAGGAAAAACCACTTTTGCCAATCTGGTGCCACGCTTCTACGATGCCTCCGAAGGGTCCATCACTCTCGACGGCACCGACCTACGCGACGTGCTCAAAGCGGATCTGCGCCAGCAAATCGCACTGGTATCACAAGAGGCCATCCTCTTCGACGACACGATCGCCAACAACATCCGTATGAGTCAGCCAGACGCTACTCTGGAAGAAGTCAAAGAAGCGGCACGTATGGCGCATGCCCACGATTTCATTGAAGCCTTCGACGATGGCTACGAGAGCATGGTCGGCGAACGCGGCTCACGCCTATCTGGCGGTCAACGCCAACGCGTAGCGATCGCTAGAGCCTTTCTCAAGAATGCTCCGATCATCATACTCGATGAGCCGACCTCCGCCCTCGATGCCGAATCCGAGCACAACATTCAGTCTGCACTCGAGAACCTATCGAAGGGACGCACCGTCATTATCATCGCCCACCGCTTCAGCACGATTCAACACGCTGACCGCATCTTCGTGTTCGACGACGGCGAGATCATCGCAACTGGCCCTCATAAAGAAATCTATCACAGCAACGATCTCTACCGTAGCCTCTACGACAAGCAGGCAAAGACGGTGCTCTCTGCCGAGAGTTAA
- a CDS encoding adenylyltransferase/cytidyltransferase family protein: MNLPNKKWLTMEQALEVRASERAAGQTMVMTNGCFDLLHVGHISYLQESKKLGDHLWILINSDESVRALKGPTRPIQSEAERAFSLAALSCIDYIVVFNKPRLTEEIQLLKPDIYTKAGDYTIDTLYQPEREAFDAVGAQIKFLPFLEGFSTTKMIEKIHKAGSI; this comes from the coding sequence ATGAATTTGCCTAATAAAAAATGGCTCACAATGGAGCAGGCACTCGAAGTGCGTGCCTCCGAACGCGCCGCCGGACAAACCATGGTTATGACCAATGGTTGCTTCGATCTGCTCCACGTCGGCCACATTTCCTACCTTCAGGAATCCAAGAAGCTCGGTGATCACCTATGGATTTTGATTAATAGCGACGAAAGCGTGCGCGCACTCAAAGGACCAACACGCCCGATTCAGTCGGAGGCCGAACGCGCCTTCTCACTCGCCGCACTCAGCTGCATCGATTACATCGTGGTGTTTAACAAGCCACGCCTGACCGAAGAAATTCAGCTGCTAAAGCCCGACATTTACACCAAAGCAGGCGACTACACCATCGACACACTCTACCAGCCGGAACGCGAAGCCTTCGACGCTGTCGGAGCACAGATCAAATTCCTGCCTTTCCTCGAAGGCTTTAGCACCACTAAGATGATCGAAAAGATCCATAAAGCCGGCTCGATTTAG
- a CDS encoding SIS domain-containing protein: protein MSLVQKDYDTLKACLDKFAAQLAAVEATGHMIVERLRQGKTVFACGNGGSATDSMHLCEELVGRYRGNRRPLPAVSLNTDTSVLTCIGNDYGFDEIFSRQIEALGKSDDILVGFSTSGNSENVARAFTAAKKNGVTTILLAGKDGGKIKAIADHAIIVESDNTARIQELHTFILHAWLELVEVEDWKGEGEEG, encoded by the coding sequence ATGTCTCTCGTTCAAAAAGATTACGACACTCTCAAAGCTTGCCTCGACAAGTTCGCCGCACAGCTCGCTGCTGTCGAAGCAACGGGGCATATGATCGTCGAGCGCCTACGCCAAGGCAAGACTGTGTTCGCTTGCGGCAACGGTGGCAGCGCCACCGACTCCATGCACCTCTGCGAAGAGCTCGTTGGTCGCTATCGTGGCAATCGCCGCCCGCTACCAGCCGTGTCGCTCAACACAGACACCTCCGTGCTCACCTGTATTGGCAACGATTACGGATTCGACGAAATTTTCTCCCGCCAAATCGAAGCCCTCGGTAAGTCTGATGATATTCTGGTCGGGTTCTCCACCAGCGGAAATTCCGAAAACGTCGCCCGCGCCTTTACAGCGGCCAAGAAAAACGGCGTCACCACCATTCTGCTCGCAGGCAAAGACGGCGGTAAAATCAAGGCAATCGCCGACCATGCCATCATCGTCGAGAGCGATAACACCGCCCGCATTCAAGAACTGCATACTTTCATACTTCATGCTTGGCTCGAACTCGTCGAAGTCGAAGACTGGAAGGGGGAAGGGGAAGAAGGCTGA
- a CDS encoding HAD-IIIA family hydrolase, producing MKNVWFNPRFANTTPSLAIFADRDGTLIRHVDYISDPEQIELLPGVKKSVHELIARGIPFFILTNQSGVGRGYFPIEKVHACQRRLFELLDLQPEDIAGWCIAPEAPGTEGGYRKPSTRFIDEALKHLAAPEAATHMIGDTLVDLETAWNVGSTAWAVGCGKPQLPAAHHAGQIDGDYEFRDTFPDCIRSITPDSKVDR from the coding sequence ATGAAAAACGTCTGGTTCAACCCACGCTTCGCAAACACTACACCGAGCCTCGCAATCTTCGCGGATCGCGACGGCACACTCATCCGCCACGTTGACTACATCAGCGATCCTGAGCAGATCGAGCTACTCCCCGGCGTGAAGAAATCTGTCCACGAGCTCATCGCCCGTGGCATCCCGTTTTTTATCCTAACCAACCAATCCGGCGTCGGCCGTGGCTATTTCCCGATCGAGAAGGTCCACGCCTGCCAGCGCCGACTCTTCGAACTCCTTGACCTTCAACCAGAAGACATCGCAGGCTGGTGCATCGCGCCCGAAGCGCCCGGCACCGAAGGCGGCTATCGCAAGCCCTCGACACGCTTCATCGACGAAGCGCTGAAACATCTCGCTGCTCCAGAAGCCGCCACACATATGATCGGCGACACCCTGGTCGACCTCGAAACCGCATGGAATGTGGGATCCACCGCGTGGGCAGTCGGTTGTGGCAAGCCGCAACTCCCCGCCGCCCACCACGCAGGTCAAATCGATGGCGACTACGAATTCCGTGACACTTTCCCCGACTGTATCCGCTCAATTACCCCAGACTCAAAAGTTGATCGCTAG
- a CDS encoding PfkB family carbohydrate kinase, with protein sequence MDIQATLDKFAKLRIVVIGDIMLDHYIMGDATRISPEAPVPVVSVAKDTYVPGGAANVANNFAGLSVPTTLVGSYTDDPESVLLSDVLTHRGIQLSPIGQKDGATTILKTRVVVQRQQLCRIDREAKPAAYGLDHILQDPQFLELISNADAILFSDYAKGVVNDTLLNAVRTHLATLPEQPLLIVDPKPKRHLDLHGMTLMTPNRAEALQMAGFDSSSDAEFDDEAVSAAIFNKYNPEKLVITLGAEGMLLGEKGKIIGRIATVAREVFDVSGAGDTVIAVLTAALAAGEPLKEAATLANRAAGIVVSHLGTAPISAEELLNA encoded by the coding sequence ATGGATATTCAAGCCACTTTAGATAAATTCGCGAAGCTGCGCATCGTCGTGATCGGCGATATCATGCTCGACCACTACATTATGGGCGACGCCACGCGCATCTCCCCAGAGGCACCAGTGCCAGTGGTATCCGTCGCGAAAGACACCTACGTCCCTGGCGGCGCGGCCAATGTGGCAAACAACTTTGCCGGACTCAGCGTGCCGACCACTCTCGTTGGTTCCTACACCGACGACCCCGAGAGCGTCTTGCTCAGCGACGTGCTCACTCACCGCGGTATACAGCTCTCCCCTATAGGGCAAAAAGACGGCGCGACTACGATTCTAAAAACCCGTGTCGTCGTGCAGCGTCAGCAACTCTGCCGAATCGACCGCGAGGCGAAGCCCGCAGCCTACGGGCTCGACCATATTCTGCAAGATCCTCAATTCCTCGAATTGATCTCCAATGCGGATGCCATCCTCTTTTCCGACTACGCCAAAGGCGTGGTCAACGACACGCTTCTCAACGCGGTGCGCACGCATCTCGCCACACTGCCCGAGCAGCCGCTGCTGATTGTCGACCCCAAGCCGAAGCGTCACCTCGACCTACACGGCATGACGCTCATGACGCCTAACCGAGCCGAAGCCCTGCAAATGGCAGGCTTCGACAGTAGCTCCGACGCCGAATTCGACGACGAAGCCGTGAGCGCTGCAATTTTCAACAAATACAACCCCGAGAAACTCGTCATCACCCTCGGCGCCGAAGGCATGCTTCTTGGTGAAAAGGGTAAGATCATCGGCCGTATTGCCACCGTCGCACGCGAAGTGTTCGACGTTTCCGGCGCAGGCGATACCGTGATCGCCGTTCTCACCGCCGCACTCGCAGCGGGAGAGCCGCTCAAAGAAGCAGCCACACTAGCCAACCGCGCCGCAGGCATCGTCGTCAGCCACCTCGGCACCGCACCCATTTCAGCGGAAGAATTGCTCAACGCTTAA
- the rfaP gene encoding lipopolysaccharide core heptose(I) kinase RfaP, protein MIELTDELRSALPEGADPFEWFLEGGGEVHRHVKNRLTYEVNLGDMHFYVKRHLGCGWGEVLKEWYRLRKPVVSARTEWEGAATLAAAGVRVPKVLGKGERGRYPHAIESFVVLDALEDCETLEHLKDGWMGTTGSRFVALKRALIHEVASMGRTMHGQGINHRDFYINHFLINRDLIRNWQPGQSIPLNLIDLHRVQHRPSVPHRWLLKDLASLLFSAMDVGMTSADYARYLRIYLGADWKQQLQANQKLWQGILKRACKLYHGFHGKAPELPRILQL, encoded by the coding sequence ATGATCGAACTCACAGACGAACTCCGTAGCGCCCTCCCTGAAGGCGCGGATCCCTTTGAGTGGTTTCTTGAAGGTGGCGGCGAAGTGCACCGACACGTCAAAAACCGCCTGACTTACGAGGTCAACTTGGGCGACATGCATTTTTACGTCAAACGTCACCTCGGCTGCGGCTGGGGCGAAGTGCTCAAAGAGTGGTATCGCCTGCGCAAACCCGTCGTCAGCGCCCGCACCGAATGGGAAGGCGCAGCCACGCTCGCCGCCGCTGGCGTGCGCGTGCCTAAAGTCTTGGGCAAAGGCGAACGCGGACGCTATCCACACGCCATCGAATCCTTCGTCGTGCTCGATGCACTCGAAGACTGCGAGACGCTCGAGCACCTCAAAGACGGCTGGATGGGCACCACCGGCTCGCGCTTTGTCGCGCTCAAACGCGCCTTAATCCACGAAGTCGCCAGTATGGGACGCACCATGCACGGCCAAGGGATCAATCACCGCGACTTCTACATCAACCACTTTCTCATTAACCGCGACTTGATCCGCAACTGGCAACCAGGCCAAAGCATCCCGCTCAACCTGATCGACCTGCACCGCGTGCAACATCGCCCCAGCGTGCCACACCGTTGGCTACTCAAAGACCTCGCGTCGCTACTCTTCTCCGCGATGGATGTCGGCATGACTTCGGCAGACTATGCGCGCTACCTACGTATCTACCTCGGCGCAGACTGGAAGCAGCAACTACAGGCCAACCAAAAACTGTGGCAAGGCATCCTCAAACGCGCCTGCAAGCTGTATCATGGCTTTCATGGCAAAGCACCGGAGCTCCCGCGCATCTTACAATTGTAA
- the rfaD gene encoding ADP-glyceromanno-heptose 6-epimerase → MSTGKYTLVTGGAGFIGSALIHALNEAGNTNIVVSDILGTDEKFKNLVPLRYADYIEADDLIMLVEEDPDYFDQFDTFYHLGACSATTERDASYLIRNNYEYTKTLAGIAIEKDIRFVYASSAATYGDGSQGMDDTLEDLHTLTPLNMYGYSKHMFDCYAQRMGWDKKIVGLKYYNVYGPNEWHKDEMRSLVNKAFEQVQATGEIGLFKSYHPDYTDGNQMRDFLYVKDAVAMTIHLANTPTANGLFNLGTGEANTWNTLAEAIFAALDLEPNIKYIEMPEQLKGKYQYYTCANTDKLKATGYDTSVGFSLKDAVKDYVQNYLVTGKHLGQEG, encoded by the coding sequence ATGAGCACAGGCAAATATACACTCGTCACCGGCGGCGCAGGCTTCATCGGCAGCGCCCTGATCCACGCCCTCAACGAAGCAGGCAACACCAACATCGTCGTATCCGACATCCTCGGCACCGACGAGAAGTTCAAGAACCTCGTCCCCCTTCGCTACGCCGACTACATCGAAGCAGACGACCTGATCATGCTGGTCGAAGAAGACCCTGACTATTTCGATCAATTCGACACGTTTTACCACCTCGGCGCCTGCTCTGCCACCACCGAGCGCGACGCGAGCTATCTGATTCGCAATAACTACGAATACACTAAGACCCTCGCTGGCATCGCCATCGAGAAAGACATCCGCTTTGTTTACGCTTCCAGCGCAGCCACTTACGGCGACGGCAGCCAAGGCATGGACGACACCCTCGAAGATCTCCACACGCTGACACCGCTCAACATGTATGGCTACTCCAAGCATATGTTCGACTGCTATGCTCAGCGCATGGGCTGGGACAAAAAGATCGTCGGCCTCAAATATTACAACGTCTACGGTCCCAACGAATGGCACAAAGATGAGATGCGCAGCCTCGTCAACAAAGCCTTCGAGCAAGTGCAAGCCACCGGCGAGATCGGCCTCTTCAAGAGCTACCACCCCGACTACACCGACGGCAACCAGATGCGTGACTTCCTCTACGTGAAAGACGCCGTCGCCATGACCATTCACTTGGCCAACACACCGACCGCCAACGGCCTCTTCAACCTAGGAACCGGCGAAGCCAACACCTGGAACACCCTCGCCGAAGCGATTTTTGCCGCACTCGACTTAGAGCCGAACATCAAATACATCGAAATGCCCGAGCAACTGAAGGGCAAATACCAGTATTACACCTGCGCCAATACCGATAAGCTCAAAGCCACTGGCTACGACACCAGTGTAGGCTTCTCCCTGAAAGACGCCGTCAAAGACTACGTGCAAAACTACCTAGTCACCGGCAAGCACCTAGGGCAGGAAGGCTAA